Genomic segment of Thermodesulfobacteriota bacterium:
GCAGATCTACGGCGCTTTCGCGGCCGGCGACACGGAGCGCGCGCGGGACCTCCACTTCAAGCTCTGGCCCCTGATGCAGGTCCTCTTCGTCGAGACCAACCCGATCCCCGTCAAGACGGCGGCGGCCATGATGGGGCTGATCCGGGAGGAGTTCCGCCTGCCGCTGTGCGGGATGTCCGACGCCAACCGGAAGGCCCTCGCGAAGGTCCTCTCCGACCTGAAGATCGCGTAGGAGGCGGCGATGACCGGCGTGGCGGTCTGCGGCGCTATGGGGCGGATGGGAAGGGCGATCCTCTCCATCCTCGGCGAGAACCCGTACGGGCTGTCTCTGAGCGAGGCGGTCGAGGCGGCGGGGCACCCACTGCTCGGACACGACGTCACGGCGATGACGGGCGGCGTGGCCCGGGGAGTGACGCTCACCGACGACTTCGGGGGGGCGATCGCGAAGGCCGACGTGATCATCGATTTCAGCAGCCAGGAATCGTCGGTGCGGCACGCGCAGGCCGCGGCGGCGGCGGGGAAGCCGATCGTCATCGGCGCCACCGGCCTCGACGCGACGCAGATCGGGGCGATCCGGGAAGCGGCCTCGGGGGCGGCGGTCGTGCAGTCGCCGAACATGAGCGTCGGGGTCAACCTGATGTTCCGCGTGGCGGCCGACGTGGCGCGCGTCCTCGGCGACGATTACGACGTGGAGATCGTGGAGACCCATCACCGGTTCAAGAAGGACGCCCCCTCCGGCACGGCGGTCAAGCTGGCCGACGCCGTGGCGACCGCCCTCGGGAGGAGCATGGAAGAGGTCGGCGTCTACGGCCGGAAGGGGATGATCGGGGAGCGCCCCCGGAAGGAGATCGGCGTGTTCGCCGTCCGGTCGGGAGACGTGGTGGGAGAGCACACCGTGGTGTTCGGCGGCATCGGCGAGCGGATCGAGCTCACCCACCGGGCGCAGAGCCGGGACACGTTCGCGCGGGGCGCCGTCCGGGCCGCGGCCTGGCTGATCGGGAAGCCGCCGGGGTTTTACGACATGGCCGACGTCCTCGGGTTCGGGAAATGATGATCGCGCGGTACCGGCTCGGCGGGAAGGTCCGCTACGGCGTCATCGACCCGGGAACCGG
This window contains:
- the dapB gene encoding 4-hydroxy-tetrahydrodipicolinate reductase, coding for MTGVAVCGAMGRMGRAILSILGENPYGLSLSEAVEAAGHPLLGHDVTAMTGGVARGVTLTDDFGGAIAKADVIIDFSSQESSVRHAQAAAAAGKPIVIGATGLDATQIGAIREAASGAAVVQSPNMSVGVNLMFRVAADVARVLGDDYDVEIVETHHRFKKDAPSGTAVKLADAVATALGRSMEEVGVYGRKGMIGERPRKEIGVFAVRSGDVVGEHTVVFGGIGERIELTHRAQSRDTFARGAVRAAAWLIGKPPGFYDMADVLGFGK